Proteins from one Pristis pectinata isolate sPriPec2 chromosome 34, sPriPec2.1.pri, whole genome shotgun sequence genomic window:
- the LOC127585954 gene encoding E3 ubiquitin-protein ligase TRIM69-like, with amino-acid sequence MSGWMLAEGLTSEVTCPVCRNLFRDPVRLECEHNFCRPCIGGLWGELETGFSCPECRETFPQLRLKSNRLLANIVERVRQLRLDVGGPGERGPGPGLCPRHDEKLKLYCQDDREALCVVCGVSKEHKDHRIVPLHEALQFCQEKLKESSVELAKQVETLSGIEASQEKKILELKSRPPHIKASLAETGCQQVPGVHLTPKEGPLSLLPDFHVSVPLGSGRFTMDQRAVKQVADQAWKRHSQISSVPSLAGVPWEKTAALGKRIVSELDLLRQFLQREQDGLLDQLREEEGRVLRQMEDTLRRARDERTALESEMADVQQRLCEEEPARLLQDVKELTERVRQSMLDWEVVPESRLNIGPFQGPLQYAVWKRMRDIISPGYGEKRMRGDLMETYKIMKGRDKITAGRLFPLVVPAPLTLDPGSANPYLILSEDLTAAKYSYTSQQLPENLERFNFCACVLASEGFSSGQHYWEVEVGNQPDWDVGVAAESIDREGWVILTPENGFWTFGHVEHPRIGVYLDHEAGQVSFYRADNMGHLHTFIDTFTERLFPFFYPSADSNAQPLKLCHQHL; translated from the exons ATGTCAGGCTGGATGCTGGCCGAGGGCCTCACCAGCGAGGTGACCTGCCCCGTGTGCCGGAACCTCTTCCGGGACCCCGTTCGGCTGGAGTGTGAGCACAACTTCTGCCGCCCGTGCATCGGGGGTCTCTGGGGCGAGCTGGAGACGGGCTTCAGCTGCCCCGAGTGCCGCGAGACCTTCCCCCAGCTCCGGCTCAAGAGCAACCGGCTGCTGGCCAACATCGTGGAAAGGGTGCGGCAGCTGCGGCTGGACGTCGGTGGCCCCGGGGAGAGGGGTCCTGGGCCCGGCCTCTGCCCCCGTCACGACGAGAAGCTCAAGCTGTACTGCCAGGATGACCGGGAAGCCCTCTGCGTGGTGTGCGGGGTGTCCAAGGAGCACAAGGACCACCGTATCGTGCCTCTCCACGAGGCGCTGCAGTTCTGCCAG GAGAAGCTGAAGGAATCTTCTGTCGAACTGGCAAAGCAGGTCGAAACGTTAAGTGGGATCGAGGCCAGCcaagaaaagaaaattctggagcTCAAG TCGCGTCCTCCTCATATAAAAGCTTCACTGGCGGAGACAGGTTGTCAGCAGGTGCCAGGGGTTCATCTCACTCCCAAGGAGGGGCCGTTGAGTTTGCTTCCCGACTTCCATGTGTCTGTTCCCCTGGGCAGCGGACGATTCACTATGGATCAGCGTGCGGTGAAGCAGGTCGCTGATCAAGCGTGGAAGAGACACTCCCAGATCTCCAGTGTCCCATCACTGGCCGGTGTACCCTGG GAGAAGACGGCCGCCCTGGGGAAGCGCATCGTCTCCGAGCTGGACCTCCTGCGGCAGTTCCTGCAGCGGGAGCAGGACGGGCTGCTGGATCAGCTGCGGGAGGAGGAGGGCCGGGTCCTGAGGCAGATGGAGGACACCCTCCGCCGGGCCCGGGACGAGAGGACTGCCCTGGAATCCGAGATGGCCGATGTCCAGCAGAGGCTGTGCGAAGAGGAGCCGGCCAGACTTCTCCAG GATGTCAAAGAGCTGACAGAAAG ggtgaggcagAGCATGTTGGACTGGGAGGTGGTCCCGGAGAGCAGGCTGAACATCGGCCCCTTTCAGGGACCGCTGCAGTACGCGGTGTGGAAGAGGATGAGGGACATCATCAGCCCAG gttacggggaaaag agaatgagaggggatctcatggaaacatataaaattatgaaagggagagataagataacggcaggaaggttgtttccactggtag TGCCAGCCCCGTTGACCCTCGACCCGGGCTCCGCCAACCCGTACCTGATCCTCTCGGAAGACCTGACCGCCGCCAAGTATTCCTACACCTCCCAGCAGCTCCCCGAGAACCTGGAGCGCTTCAACTTCTGTGCCTGCGTCCTGGCCTCTGAAGGGTTCAGCTCCGGCCAGCACTACTGGGAAGTGGAGGTGGGCAACCAGCCAGACTGGGACGTGGGAGTGGCCGCTGAGTCCATCGACCGGGAGGGTTGGGTCATCCTGACGCCGGAGAACGGCTTCTGGACGTTCGGGCACGTGGAGCACCCGAGGATCGGCGTCTACCTGGACCACGAGGCTGGCCAAGTGTCCTTCTACCGGGCAGACAACATGGGACACCTCCACACCTTCATCGACACATTCACCGAGAGGCTCTTCCCTTTCTTCTACCCCAGCGCCGATTCCAATGCCCAGCCCCTCAAGCTCTGTCACCAGCACCTCTGA